In Candidatus Hydrogenedentota bacterium, a genomic segment contains:
- a CDS encoding DegT/DnrJ/EryC1/StrS family aminotransferase has translation MNLTKRQNTRRGFLKAAGALGASLYLSDLSAGSPAANAQAKKETLAIDGGPKAVTHAVPNAQKWPLYGDEEIRAVTELLRNPDYKPVAEFEEAWKAYHGCPYAKAHCNGTSALTSMLFALDLPPGSEVLVPDYSTWFPVVPMRFFDLVPVFVDSNPRTLNIDLEDCKRRLTPKTRAIMPVHWYGLPCDMDDICAFAKEHGLEVVEDCSHAHGARVNDTLVGNWGRMAGFSLQTTKPLPAIEGGIGMYKDARDFERATTYGNYDLPHTFADDSPYKKYQGTAFGGKMRIHPIAAILARIQLKDLDAKNEAGVAQVKRLNDRITQLPGVSEQFVRSGIKRVFYAKNIIFIDEKKAGMSRAAAVKALQAEGVEAAEYNLRLQHTYPIYSEEKWWRHMPVLPAEDSLPGCAEANRKAVLLPYFTSEQPELIEQYGNAFEKVWAHRDSIAKT, from the coding sequence ATGAACTTGACAAAGAGACAAAACACGCGGCGCGGTTTTCTGAAAGCGGCGGGGGCGCTGGGCGCAAGTCTGTATTTATCGGATTTATCCGCGGGGAGTCCTGCGGCCAACGCCCAGGCGAAGAAGGAAACGCTGGCGATTGACGGCGGGCCAAAGGCGGTCACCCATGCAGTCCCGAATGCGCAAAAATGGCCGCTGTACGGCGACGAGGAAATCCGGGCCGTCACGGAACTCCTGCGCAATCCGGACTACAAGCCCGTGGCGGAATTCGAGGAGGCATGGAAGGCGTATCACGGTTGCCCGTATGCAAAGGCGCACTGCAACGGAACCAGCGCGCTGACCTCGATGCTGTTCGCGCTGGATTTGCCGCCGGGCAGCGAAGTGCTCGTGCCGGATTACAGCACGTGGTTTCCGGTCGTGCCCATGCGGTTCTTCGATCTGGTCCCGGTGTTCGTGGACTCGAATCCCCGGACGCTGAACATTGACCTCGAAGACTGCAAACGCCGGCTAACCCCAAAAACGCGGGCAATCATGCCGGTCCACTGGTACGGCCTGCCGTGCGACATGGACGATATCTGCGCGTTCGCAAAAGAGCACGGGTTGGAGGTGGTGGAGGATTGCAGCCATGCGCACGGCGCGCGGGTCAACGACACGCTCGTCGGCAATTGGGGCCGTATGGCCGGGTTCAGTCTGCAAACCACGAAGCCGTTGCCGGCCATCGAGGGCGGCATCGGCATGTACAAGGACGCGCGGGATTTCGAGCGCGCCACCACCTACGGAAACTACGACCTGCCCCACACGTTCGCGGACGACAGCCCCTACAAGAAATACCAGGGCACGGCCTTCGGCGGGAAGATGCGCATTCATCCCATCGCGGCCATTCTCGCCCGCATCCAATTGAAGGATCTCGACGCGAAAAACGAGGCGGGCGTCGCGCAGGTCAAACGCCTCAATGATCGCATCACGCAGTTGCCCGGCGTGTCGGAACAATTCGTGCGCTCCGGCATCAAACGGGTGTTTTACGCGAAGAACATCATCTTCATTGACGAAAAAAAAGCGGGCATGTCGCGCGCGGCGGCGGTCAAGGCCTTACAGGCCGAAGGCGTCGAGGCCGCGGAATACAACCTGCGCTTGCAGCACACCTATCCGATTTACAGCGAGGAGAAATGGTGGCGGCACATGCCGGTGCTTCCCGCCGAGGACTCGCTGCCCGGATGCGCGGAGGCCAACCGCAAGGCGGTGCTCCTGCCGTATTTCACGTCGGAACAGCCCGAATTGATCGAACAGTACGGCAACGCCTTTGAAAAAGTTTGGGCGCATCGCGACAGCATCGCGAAAACGTAA
- a CDS encoding M20/M25/M40 family metallo-hydrolase, with protein sequence MVDSPGSRNPWYRDSWAIGTAFFLAMVAFAAIYMARPPFPKPATAPATDFSAERALVYNRALASEPHPAGSDANTRVQQYIVDTMNGLGIPAEHVASPYAGGHSAGMRNMVLARLYGTANTKAIMFEAHYDSVPYGPGAADDCAGIAAMIEIARALKAGPPLRNDVIFVFSDAEESGMLGAKAFCEHPWFGDVGVLIGYEARGNRGKAYMFETGPENGWLVRQLAKSGVHAVTSSCMADIYYRLPFRADFGIFKEAGLTGYNIAFIDNFAHYHTKNDNPDNLSLASLQDLGEYGIRLARHLGNIPIDKVRAPDLTYFTVIGPLLAYYPATWNHPLTWIVVALLATVLILGFVRRRLTLPGLLAGCLLFAAALIVTSAVQMGLLAVLYGPSKLFTQLTRDLTSLPDIHLIQQNNLYGTAFALIGIATFVLLAGTFMRLVRPYHLASGALMAWVGLMFLIGVFLEGGLFIAQWPLLFASLGLALLFLDKNAGDPSPARVAVASLFVVPAIVLFAPAFVAALSFVYILASPVTILIPALVLGLAVPQLAIITRRSRLWLPAVCAGAGGLLIAVGLLNSAPTPLRPQFNCVSYRLDLDAQQAYWYSSDPAPDEWTSQFFPPGASHAPTESESDREKDPFRRISSRIHAELTMKAPAPVVESLGPEARIVSDAVENGIRNVVVRIESKHAESMHVRAGEGTKVIAASIFGKPLDAGGDRWYLSLHVFPREGVDLSLALEPDKPFSLQLIQFSHGFHAIPGIRPRPAHMASEPNTIRRHKFIRDSDVHVAKTVFFPPQAM encoded by the coding sequence ATGGTTGACAGTCCCGGTTCCCGCAACCCATGGTATCGCGATTCATGGGCGATTGGCACGGCCTTTTTTTTGGCGATGGTGGCTTTTGCGGCGATCTACATGGCCCGGCCGCCGTTTCCGAAGCCCGCCACCGCGCCCGCCACGGATTTTTCCGCCGAACGCGCGCTGGTCTACAACCGGGCGCTGGCCTCCGAGCCGCACCCGGCCGGTTCGGACGCCAACACAAGGGTACAGCAATACATCGTGGACACGATGAACGGACTCGGCATACCGGCAGAGCACGTGGCGAGTCCCTATGCGGGCGGACACAGCGCGGGCATGCGCAACATGGTTCTTGCGCGGCTGTACGGCACGGCCAACACCAAGGCCATCATGTTCGAGGCGCATTACGACAGCGTGCCGTACGGTCCGGGCGCGGCGGACGATTGCGCGGGCATCGCGGCCATGATCGAAATCGCGCGGGCGTTGAAGGCCGGGCCGCCGCTCCGAAACGACGTTATCTTTGTGTTTAGCGATGCGGAAGAAAGCGGCATGCTCGGCGCCAAGGCCTTCTGCGAGCATCCGTGGTTTGGCGATGTGGGGGTTTTGATCGGGTACGAAGCGCGCGGCAACCGCGGCAAGGCCTATATGTTTGAAACCGGCCCGGAAAACGGCTGGCTCGTCAGGCAACTGGCGAAATCGGGCGTGCATGCCGTAACCAGTTCCTGCATGGCCGATATCTACTACCGCCTGCCGTTTCGCGCCGACTTCGGTATTTTCAAGGAGGCGGGTCTCACGGGGTACAACATTGCGTTTATTGACAATTTCGCCCATTACCACACCAAAAACGACAATCCGGACAACCTCAGCCTGGCCAGCCTTCAGGATCTTGGCGAGTACGGCATTCGGCTCGCCCGCCATCTGGGAAATATCCCGATTGACAAGGTGAGGGCGCCGGATCTGACTTATTTCACGGTAATCGGACCCTTGTTGGCCTATTATCCGGCGACGTGGAACCATCCTTTGACGTGGATCGTCGTGGCCCTGCTTGCCACCGTGCTGATTCTGGGGTTTGTGCGGCGGCGCCTGACCCTGCCGGGGTTGCTGGCCGGCTGCCTGTTGTTTGCGGCGGCGTTGATTGTGACCTCGGCCGTCCAGATGGGATTGCTCGCCGTGCTGTATGGCCCGTCGAAACTCTTCACGCAATTGACGCGCGATCTGACCTCGCTGCCCGATATTCATTTGATTCAGCAGAACAACCTGTACGGAACAGCGTTCGCCCTGATAGGCATCGCGACCTTTGTCCTGCTGGCCGGAACGTTCATGCGCCTTGTCCGCCCGTATCATCTCGCGTCGGGCGCGCTGATGGCATGGGTGGGCCTGATGTTTCTGATCGGCGTGTTTCTGGAAGGGGGCCTTTTTATTGCCCAGTGGCCCCTGCTGTTCGCTTCGTTGGGGCTGGCATTATTGTTTCTGGACAAAAATGCCGGTGATCCTTCGCCGGCCCGGGTGGCCGTCGCTTCGCTGTTTGTCGTTCCCGCCATTGTGCTCTTTGCGCCCGCTTTTGTGGCCGCGCTTTCGTTCGTGTATATCCTTGCCAGTCCCGTGACGATTCTGATCCCGGCGCTTGTCCTCGGCTTGGCCGTTCCGCAACTGGCGATCATCACGCGCCGAAGCCGCCTCTGGCTGCCGGCGGTCTGCGCCGGAGCCGGCGGCCTACTGATAGCCGTTGGCTTGCTGAACAGCGCCCCCACGCCTCTCCGTCCCCAATTCAACTGCGTGTCGTACCGGCTCGATCTCGATGCACAACAGGCGTACTGGTACAGCAGCGACCCGGCGCCCGATGAATGGACTTCCCAGTTTTTCCCGCCCGGCGCCTCCCATGCGCCAACCGAATCCGAAAGCGACCGGGAAAAAGATCCCTTCCGGAGAATTTCATCCCGCATCCATGCCGAACTCACGATGAAAGCGCCGGCCCCCGTCGTCGAATCCCTGGGACCCGAAGCGCGGATAGTCTCCGATGCCGTTGAAAACGGGATACGCAACGTCGTGGTGCGCATCGAATCGAAACATGCCGAGTCCATGCACGTGCGCGCGGGAGAGGGCACGAAGGTGATTGCGGCGTCCATTTTCGGCAAACCGCTCGACGCCGGGGGCGATCGCTGGTATCTCAGCCTCCATGTGTTTCCCCGGGAAGGCGTGGACCTTTCCCTCGCCCTCGAACCGGACAAACCGTTTTCGCTGCAACTGATCCAGTTTTCCCACGGCTTTCACGCCATTCCCGGAATCAGGCCGCGGCCTGCCCACATGGCCTCGGAGCCGAACACTATCCGGCGGCACAAATTCATCCGCGACAGCGATGTGCATGTTGCCAAAACGGTCTTTTTTCCGCCGCAGGCCATGTGA
- a CDS encoding acyl-[ACP]--phospholipid O-acyltransferase produces MVASKGMPSGKPYSMKGFWALIATQFQGAFNDNLFQFLIQFTILGVLIGPGKTADESTATMVTAVSTIIFSLPFLVFPGVAGALSDRYSKQFIAVCVKVWEIFIVCFGFFAFYLESPAFLWVMLFFMATHSAFFSPAKYGILPEILEESQLSWGNGVLQMWTIIAIIAGTGAAGPLHSALGGKTYLATFVLLFLSCAGLVMAQYISKPPAANPAQPIRLNPMQGMIEHFRIMKKDRWLLYTVVGYTYFWFAGALLRANVFAYGAANLHLSETQISAVLAALAVGIGVGALAAGYLSRQKIELGLVPMGVLGIALFSGLLAMPDMSFWTCLILLFGLGCASGVFDVPLAATLQQRSPNHIKGGIMATTNMLTFVGMLGAGALYWALTRAGVNTRQVFMLNAVFSLAVGLYMCWRLPILVIRFLLWLVTNTVYRVSVIGRPNFPITGGGLLVANHTSYIDPIMLQAVVDRPIRFLMYRGYYEMKWMRPIARIMNAIPVSAADSPAELRRSLKEAADTIKNGELVCVFAEGEITRTGQLQSFRKGFELIMRGIDAPIIPVHIDRLWGSVFSFSEGRFFWKKPKEFPYRTTVSFGTPMPADTSGPVLRSIIQEMGAEAFAARKMKPCLVDRAFLKAARRRPKLMAIADSRSGELSYFKTLAGSIVLARKLRAILDKQPMVGVLVPPSVGGCLTNLALEFMGRVPINLNYTASAQAMESYARQCKLSHCITAKAFLERLPVTVPGIPVYLEDIMKSVTTADRVIGGLLAKACPGWLLGFLLGAPRRTAEDLVTVIFSSGSEGDPKGVMLTHGNILHNVDSLAQIIAHKDGDVMMAMLPLFHSFGFMGTIWAPLINNLSVVYHPTPLEPKAIGNLIKKYKAEFFISTPTFLQNFTRRCDPDDMKSLRYLLVGAEKLTDRVRDAFMEKFGVEPLEGYGATECSPAISSNIPDFHGDGHHQIGMKRGTVGRPMPGIAVRVIDPDTGEILGCGQPGLLQVKGPNVMKGYLGMPEKTAAVLKDGWYSTGDIASVDEDGFITLTDRLARFSKIAGEMVSHTKIEDTLHNLIGLTEQALAVTGVPDAARGERLIVIHTLSDDQLAQLLRAMDKCEELPNLWRPRPNAFYRVEAIPVLGTGKMDIKSVKAMARAFDAGDL; encoded by the coding sequence ATGGTTGCGTCGAAAGGGATGCCGTCGGGCAAACCGTACAGCATGAAGGGGTTTTGGGCGTTGATTGCCACCCAGTTTCAGGGGGCGTTCAACGACAACCTGTTTCAATTCCTCATCCAGTTCACGATTTTGGGCGTATTGATCGGACCGGGCAAGACCGCCGATGAATCCACGGCGACGATGGTCACGGCGGTCTCGACGATTATTTTCAGCCTGCCGTTTCTGGTTTTCCCCGGCGTGGCAGGCGCGCTTTCCGACCGGTACAGCAAACAATTCATCGCGGTATGCGTGAAGGTCTGGGAAATCTTTATTGTCTGTTTTGGTTTCTTTGCGTTCTATTTGGAATCGCCTGCGTTCTTGTGGGTCATGCTTTTTTTCATGGCGACGCATAGCGCGTTCTTCAGTCCCGCGAAATACGGCATCCTGCCGGAAATTTTGGAAGAAAGCCAGCTTTCCTGGGGCAACGGCGTGCTTCAAATGTGGACGATTATCGCGATCATCGCCGGCACGGGCGCGGCGGGTCCGTTGCACAGCGCGCTGGGCGGCAAAACGTATCTGGCGACGTTTGTCCTGCTGTTTCTCTCCTGTGCCGGTCTGGTGATGGCCCAATACATCTCGAAACCGCCGGCCGCGAATCCGGCACAGCCCATCCGGCTCAACCCGATGCAGGGCATGATTGAACACTTCCGTATCATGAAAAAAGACCGGTGGCTGCTGTACACGGTCGTCGGCTACACCTATTTCTGGTTTGCGGGCGCCTTGCTCCGGGCAAACGTGTTCGCGTACGGCGCGGCCAATCTTCACCTTAGCGAAACGCAGATCAGCGCGGTCTTGGCGGCGCTGGCGGTCGGCATTGGCGTGGGCGCGTTGGCGGCGGGCTACTTGTCTCGTCAGAAGATCGAACTGGGTCTCGTGCCGATGGGCGTGCTGGGCATCGCGTTGTTCAGCGGCCTGCTGGCGATGCCGGACATGAGTTTTTGGACATGCCTCATCCTGCTTTTCGGCCTCGGCTGCGCATCGGGCGTGTTCGATGTGCCGCTTGCGGCGACCCTCCAGCAGCGCAGTCCAAACCATATCAAGGGCGGCATCATGGCCACGACGAACATGCTCACGTTCGTGGGCATGTTGGGCGCGGGGGCCCTGTACTGGGCGCTTACGCGGGCGGGCGTCAACACCCGGCAAGTTTTCATGCTCAATGCGGTATTTTCGCTGGCGGTCGGCTTGTATATGTGCTGGCGGCTGCCGATCCTCGTCATCCGTTTCCTGTTGTGGCTCGTCACAAACACGGTGTACCGCGTGTCGGTCATCGGACGCCCCAATTTTCCCATCACCGGCGGGGGGCTCCTCGTCGCCAACCACACCTCCTACATCGATCCGATCATGTTGCAGGCCGTGGTGGACCGTCCCATCCGCTTTCTCATGTACCGCGGCTACTATGAAATGAAGTGGATGCGGCCCATCGCGAGGATCATGAACGCCATCCCCGTCTCGGCGGCCGATTCGCCCGCGGAATTGAGGCGTTCCCTGAAAGAAGCGGCCGACACCATCAAAAACGGCGAGTTGGTGTGTGTGTTCGCCGAGGGCGAGATTACGCGAACAGGCCAGTTGCAGTCGTTTCGCAAGGGGTTTGAATTGATCATGCGCGGGATTGACGCGCCGATCATCCCGGTGCATATCGATCGGCTGTGGGGCAGCGTGTTCAGTTTTTCCGAAGGCCGGTTCTTTTGGAAGAAACCGAAGGAATTCCCGTACCGCACCACGGTCAGTTTCGGCACGCCCATGCCGGCGGACACCTCGGGCCCCGTGTTGCGTTCCATCATCCAGGAAATGGGCGCGGAGGCGTTCGCCGCGCGCAAGATGAAGCCGTGTTTGGTGGATCGCGCTTTCCTGAAGGCCGCGCGCCGACGTCCCAAACTCATGGCTATCGCCGACAGCCGATCGGGCGAACTCAGTTACTTCAAGACTTTGGCTGGTTCAATTGTGCTGGCGCGCAAACTCAGGGCCATTCTCGACAAGCAGCCGATGGTGGGCGTTCTGGTGCCGCCGTCCGTCGGCGGATGTTTGACGAACCTGGCGCTTGAATTCATGGGGCGTGTTCCCATCAACCTCAACTACACCGCTTCGGCCCAAGCCATGGAATCCTATGCGCGGCAATGCAAACTTTCGCATTGCATAACCGCCAAGGCCTTTCTGGAACGGCTGCCCGTAACCGTGCCCGGCATCCCCGTCTATCTCGAAGACATCATGAAATCCGTTACGACCGCGGATCGCGTCATCGGGGGGCTGCTGGCCAAGGCCTGTCCGGGCTGGCTGTTGGGCTTCCTGCTGGGTGCGCCCCGGCGCACGGCCGAGGATCTGGTGACCGTGATCTTTTCGAGCGGCAGCGAAGGCGATCCGAAAGGCGTCATGCTGACGCATGGCAACATCCTGCACAACGTGGATTCGCTGGCGCAGATCATCGCCCACAAGGACGGCGACGTCATGATGGCCATGCTGCCGCTGTTCCACTCCTTCGGGTTCATGGGTACGATCTGGGCGCCGCTCATCAACAACCTGTCCGTCGTCTATCATCCCACCCCGCTCGAACCGAAGGCCATCGGCAACTTGATCAAAAAATACAAGGCCGAGTTTTTCATTTCGACGCCGACGTTTCTTCAGAATTTTACGCGACGCTGCGATCCGGATGACATGAAAAGCCTGCGATACCTGCTGGTCGGCGCCGAAAAACTGACTGACCGCGTGCGCGATGCGTTCATGGAAAAATTTGGCGTCGAACCGCTCGAAGGCTACGGCGCGACCGAATGCAGCCCGGCGATTTCGAGCAATATCCCCGATTTCCACGGCGACGGCCATCACCAAATCGGCATGAAACGCGGCACGGTCGGACGTCCCATGCCCGGCATCGCGGTCCGCGTGATCGATCCCGACACCGGCGAAATCCTGGGATGCGGCCAGCCCGGACTCCTTCAAGTAAAAGGCCCCAACGTGATGAAAGGCTATCTCGGCATGCCGGAAAAAACCGCGGCGGTTTTGAAAGACGGCTGGTATTCAACCGGCGACATCGCCTCGGTTGACGAGGATGGGTTCATCACGCTGACCGACCGCCTCGCCCGGTTTAGCAAGATTGCCGGCGAGATGGTTTCGCACACCAAAATCGAGGATACCCTTCATAACCTTATCGGGCTTACCGAACAGGCGCTGGCCGTGACCGGCGTGCCCGACGCGGCCCGGGGCGAACGTTTGATCGTCATCCACACGTTGTCCGACGATCAACTCGCGCAACTCCTGCGGGCAATGGATAAATGCGAAGAACTCCCGAATTTGTGGAGACCGCGTCCAAACGCTTTCTACCGGGTCGAAGCCATCCCCGTGCTGGGCACCGGTAAAATGGACATCAAGAGCGTTAAGGCCATGGCGCGCGCCTTCGATGCCGGCGACCTCTGA
- a CDS encoding MarR family transcriptional regulator has product MSLAAELHLDRPFSDLRHETLLNIVHTAGLFSAVGEALFRPFGLTQAQFNVLFALKYKIGPITQAGLGKRLVVSRASITSVLDKLERKQLVVRESVSGNRRIYHVSLTAKGRAMIEQVEPLYRERIHAALADLSDAECVNVIRYMERMRAQTAKMRGGA; this is encoded by the coding sequence GTGTCGCTGGCCGCCGAACTTCATTTGGATCGTCCGTTTTCGGACTTGCGCCATGAAACCCTCTTGAACATTGTGCATACGGCCGGTCTCTTTTCGGCCGTGGGCGAGGCGCTTTTTCGTCCGTTTGGCCTGACCCAGGCGCAGTTCAACGTCCTGTTTGCCCTGAAATACAAGATTGGCCCCATCACGCAGGCGGGGCTTGGCAAGCGGCTCGTGGTCAGCCGGGCCAGCATCACGTCGGTGCTCGACAAACTCGAACGCAAGCAGTTGGTCGTGCGCGAGAGCGTGTCGGGCAACCGCCGGATCTACCATGTTTCGTTGACCGCGAAAGGGCGGGCCATGATCGAGCAAGTCGAGCCGCTGTACCGCGAACGGATTCACGCGGCCTTGGCGGACCTGAGCGATGCGGAGTGCGTGAACGTCATCCGGTACATGGAGCGCATGCGGGCGCAGACGGCCAAGATGCGCGGCGGCGCGTAG